The Arabidopsis thaliana chromosome 5, partial sequence genomic interval atttccttttcttttggctCTCTCTGCGATCGAGTTCGAAACCGTTCCCTAATCGAAGATCTAGATTCAACATACGTTTTATCTCTCaggtttgcttcttcttcgactACGTTTTCTCCGCGATTATGATGatgccttcttcttcctgcTTTCACTTTGGGTTGcgtttcttcatctcctcGATTCGCGATCCTCCTATTCGCATCGATACCCAgagatctagggtttccacCGATATGGATATGGATAAATCTTAGGGTTTCACCGATAAGGATTATGGATTCGAGTTTCTCTTCTATGTACATTGTCGGAGCtacatcttctcttcttgttgttagTGTTAGGGTTTTGAATAGGTTTTAGGTGATGAATTATAGGTTTAGAGTTCTGAATTAGagatttatttggttttttctGTGGACGTGGTGCTCTATGATACCTGGATTGAATTTGGGGTTACAGACAGAAGAATGTGTTGCTTTTGATTCTCTAGCGATTGGGGAATTCAGAAACTCCTTGCTTCTGGACTTGTTACCCTTGTGAAAATTTATGTATGGGTCATCAGTCATCATGGATGAAGCAAACAGTTATCGACTCTGTGGTTCAGTCTTCTAAAGTTGGTGTTTTCTCAATGTTTAGTATGGATTACAAGGCGCCAAGGAAATACTCACACGGAAGGAATTTTGGAGTTGCGAGACAGCAAGATTTTGCAGCAGATATAGTTACGAGAAGACCTTATGCCCCGTATGACAATGGTATGAAGAAAGGTCCTAATAAGTTGTCAAGGAATCTGGTTTGGACGTCAAAAGAGTACAAATCACCAGAGGGAAACAGGCCAAGGCAGAATGCAGCCAATGGGTCAGCGAAACCACAAGTTATAGGCACAGGACATCGTGTATCAAACCAGCCGAGGAAGAATGCTGTGTATGGGCCAAGGAGCTCTTCTCTTTCAGACACCAGAGGTTGTGGGCCGAGACTCAATGGCAGTCCCAAAAAGAGTGTGTGTAATTTTTGGAAAGATGGAAACTGCAAAAAGGGCGAGAAATGCCAGTTCTTACACTCTTGGTCTTGTTTTCCTGGACTGGCCATGGTAGCTGCTCTTGAAGGACACAAGAATGATATTAAGGGAATCGCCCTTCCTCAGGGTTCAGATAAACTCTTTTCAGTCAGTGGTGATGGTACATTGCTAATTTGGGACTGCAATTCTGGTCAGTGTGTTCGATCCATCAACCTCCAGGCAGAAGCAGGGTCTCTAATTAGTGAAGGACCATGGGTTTTCCTTGGCTTGCCAAACGCTGTAAAGGTTAGTTTAAGGCGTCTCTTAACACAAATATTCTTCTGTTATCTAAATTCTGTTCGTTAAACTCAGTTGATTCTGgtgttaaagtttttgtttatcaatttTGCAGGCTTTTAACGTTCAAAACAGTAAAGATGTGCATCTTGAAGGGGTGGTTGGTCAGGTGCATGCAATGACTGCTGCAAACGGAATGCTTTTTGCTGGAACAAGTGTAAGCATTTTTAACTTAACTCTCTATCTTCTCTATACATGTGTTAGGTTCTCTGCTTCTTTGTTGGATCTATACTAAtaagtttcttttgtcttttttggaATTGCAGTCTGGTAGTATATTAGTCTGGAAAGCTACAGACTCGGAGTCTGATCCATTCAAATACTTGACATCTCTCGAGGGACATCATAGTGGTGAAGTcacttgttttgttgttggagGTGAAGTGCTATACTCTGGTTCTGTCGATAAAACAATAAAGGTAAGATATGGCTGCTACTAAATACAAAATGATTTCATCTTTAATCTTATTTTGAATGCATTCTAATAACTTCTGTTTGCTGTGGTTCTAGGTGTGGGATCTCAACACCTTGCAATGTAGAATGACCCTGAAGCAACATATCGGCACTGTCACTTCACTCTTATGTTGGGACAAGTGTCTGATATCGTCTTCCTTGGATGGGACCATAAAACTTTGGGCTTGTTCTGAAAATGAAAGTTTGAAAGTTGTTCAAACTCGCAAACAAGAACTGAGTGTTCATACTCTCTGTGGAATGCACGATGCAGAGGCCAAACCGATCATGTTTTGCTCTTACCAAAATGGAGCAGTTGGCATTTTCGACCTACCATCttttgaagaaagaggaaagatGTTCTCTACGCAGACGATCTGCACACTTACAATTGGTCCTGGAGGATTGTTATTCAGTGGAGACAAGAGTGGGAACTTGCGTGTATGGAGCTTAGCTTCTGGCACCAAAGTTTAGTCGTTTTAACAATTTTCGACTattgattttcatttaatttgtaCATATACATTGGTGGTTGATTCTAAATCCTTGCATTAATGTAATAACTTTTAATGTTGCCAAGATAAAAGAAAGTAATATTTTCATATCCGTTCTCTCATAGAAAGATGTTTATTTAACACAATTCCTTAAAAGATTTGTGAACTCCATGGAAGCTTCAAAGTTTTGTTCTGTATTCaaatttcttattcttcttcttttgaaactgaaaacgtggggaaaaaaaaggagatttACAAGTAGAAAACACAAATCTACCAAATggtataatttgtttttggtcttgaaGGAAGAATGCAAGCAAAACTGGACAGAATATATATCAACTAAGAATGTGGAAAGACACACGAATCACACAAACCAAATAATAGTGAACGCTCTTTGCATTTTGGCTTATTCATCTAGCTTTTCCACTTTTGTGTTTATCCAAGTGAGGAAATGCTTGTAGAATGTTATAAGCCCTGAGATCTTGCCTTGTTAAGATCCCTATCACAGGTGACATCTGCAACAACACAAGACACACGTTTAGTagtgttcttgaatcttgaatcAAGAGAGTAAAAAAGCAAACTTACCCCTGAAGCTTGAATCTTGGGAACCACCAGTAAATGTCTGAGACCCACTGACCGGAACAGAACCAAAGCTTTAGCCACTGACATACTTTGCACCACTGTGTAAGGTGTAGTGTTGGTCAAAGGATGAAGATCAACATACAATTGCATCTCTGAGCTTGTGATTGCAACATCATCGAAGTTATCTTCTCTCTCAGCTAATTCAACCGGTGTGAACTTTTCCCTAACTTCCCACTCTTCTGTTCTCCTTTTCTCATTCAAGAACCATCTCTTTTTCAGAACTTTCACAAGGTGAGCTCTTAGGATCAGACCATGGAGCTCTGTGCCAGTGTTTTGATCTGCTCCATCCAAGACTGGGAATGCGTTATGCGTTGTGTTCCTTAGTACATCGACTATATTTGCCACTTTTTCTACTCCGTTAAGTGTTACAACCGGAGGCTTAGCGTCGTTAAGCTCACCTACAGTGAGATTCCTCATCCACGGCTCTGGATTTGCTTCCAAGAAAGGTAAGCCCTTAAGATGGAGAATGATCTCGTAGATACTTAGATTGAAGCTGTCACCTACTGTTTTAGCTATCAGAAGCACAAACATTGTAATGGGCAACAAAAGAAGGTTGTTGGTGAGTTCCAGAAATATAACACAGAGTGAAACAGTCATTCTCATTGAACCAGCCATGAGTGAAGCTGCACCAAGAACCGCGTAAAGCCCTTGATCTATGTTTGTGTAAGACCCCATTGCTGTGCCTAGCATCCTACCGTATGCAGAACCCATGAGGATAATCGGTAGGAAGAGACCCGACGGTGTCGCTATACCGAATGTTATAAGACCCAAAATGCAGTAGAGGCCAAAGAATATCCAGAGAGAAACCATGCCAAACTCATTAGGAGTGTTTGAAGAGAAAATGTTTCTGACTGCATCATCATTGGTTGTGAGAAGCAGAGTGGATAGATCGTTGTAATAACCATTTGGACAGTTGAATTGCTTGAAATTTCCTGATCTTCCGTTTGTTGGACATATCTCGTCTATAGAAGGATCACAAGGCTTGCATTCCGCTAAGAAAGGAAGACCGAACAAGCAAACTGATGTGAATAGAGATACCCCAAGACTTAGAAGCACCTTATGAATCTTTCCCTTCCTACACCAAAATTTACCAAACAATGTTAAGTAAAAAGAAATCTTTAAGACTCTTGAACGTTCATAAACACTTACTGGTTGATGAGATTGTAAAGCCGGAGAACTTTATGCAGAAGATGATTGTACAAGCTTCCAAGAATGCCACCAAAGACTCCAATCAATGTGACTGGGATTATATCTGCTGCGTGGTACCTAACCTCTACATGACTCACATCGAACATAATGAGTCCTCCTGAGCCGAAAAGTCCGCATTTCCCGGAGTTACAAATCTCAATGAACGCTCTTAATACAACCACCACAACGGCTGTACTGAAGAATGTTCTCCACAAGAGAGCGCTTCTCCACCACGTAGCGACTTCCTCAAGAGCGAAAAGTACTCCTCCTACTGGTGACCTGAAAGCAGCACATACTCCAGAGGCAGATCCACATGTAATAAGATCTCTTCGATCTCTATCGTTGTTGAAGTAACGAAGCCATCTCCATTTGATTCTGTGATTATCTGGACCACCTTGACCAAGCAAAGAAGCTATGCAACTTCCAATATGAACCAATGGCCCTTCTTTACCAAGATCAAGTCCAGCTGCAACCGCTCCAATACTTCCAACAATCTAATCGGAAAAAAACCGCAAAATCCATCagtaaaacaaaagatctCACACTAACTTTGTGGGAAGCTTCAAACTTTGTGaaggtttaagaaacaaaccttAACCATCATGGTGgtaaaaccaaacatattgGGAGTGTCAATGCCATTAAGGTAAGCTTTAATCTCAGGGATCCCCGGACCAGCCGCCGTAGGAGCAAAGTAAACAACAAGTACTGTCGCCACCAAAGTCAGACCCAAATTCGCCCCCGTAAAGACCATCAGACCTGTCCAAAACctatttcaaaaacataaacttgtCATACAAGGTATCTCAATTTCTTGATCttgactgttttgtttttcaagatTTGGCTGATGAGTCAATACCTATCTTGAGCAATGTAGTAGCCGACGGCGAGAAGTTTGTAACCGGCGATGTTTTCGACAGCAAGGTTGATGAGAGTAGCGATAAGACCAGTGAAGAGACCAACAAGACAAGCTAATGTCCATTTTAAGAATATGTATTGAAACACTTGTGCTTTTGATCTGCTTCTCCAGTCATGCTTGAACAGATCATTCTCGTTTATTCTGCAGAAatccaaaatctcaaatcaaaaATCTATACAAGTATATGTCTCCATCACTGATTATTTTCCACcaagtttaagaaaaaaaaatatatgaagattgtctgaaaacagagtaaagaTAAATAAACGTTATAGAAAGAGATTTGAGACCAAGACTTATCATACAACTAATAAACAAAAGGTAACCTAATTATCTGGATCTTGTACAAGATTTGGTTTATGATTGCTTGCGGCAAATTGAAAATGTGAGAAATAATTGAAGTATCACAACAGGTCATATGTCTCCATCACTAATATTTTCATTCTTCTTGTCAAAATTATCtctaatattttcataatttatgtTCTGAAAATCAggataaagatttaaaaatttatagaaagaGATTGAGACAAATAATccattcaattttatttctttctaaaatgaaaattagctgaaaaaatagtaagattgaaactttacaaaaaaaaaagataatgacAAACTCAATAAACCATCAGAAAGTGAAGATTTATCTGGAAACAGAGTAAAGCTCAAAACTTTATAGaataaggttttttttttgtcactctTTATAGAACAAGATTAAGACTCatccaaaaaacaattcaagaaaagtaaaattcgATATGAAAACAgaataagaatcaaataatcaagatctagaagataaagaagacaTACTCATAATCTAAACTCTCGATGTGTGAAACCTTGGCACCGACCAAAGCAAGAGGAGTTGAAGAAAGAGTTCTATGTCTCTTAAGCAGTGGTTGATTCAAAGTGTTGTTCTCTggatcttctccttcttcttctccattgtaATTACTATTACTAATCTGCAAGTTTCCATCTTCATCCATCGATAGCTGTCTCTCTAATGATCcaagaaacaataaatagGACCACTCCGaaaatttatgaaaagaagaagaagaagaacaaaagtagATTTTGGTTAGATCTTCAAGAGCTTTCTATCTATCTCTCTGTTACAAAACTActtttggtttggattttcTCTGCGAATTTTGTCGTTTTTTCTAGAGAAACACTTTTATGAAGCTTTATAGATCTCTCTCTACATATGATACATGCATGCATCAATATACACCATTATATGTATGGTGATACAAAcataacatttaatttaaatgttatttGTTGTGAGGAGGAGTCACAGTGGGTGGATGGGTACCATATGCTATTCTCACTAAAGATAAGACAATCATTGGTCTATATTATATTGCCTACTTAAATAATATAACCTAAAATAAAGGTtgtcatcaaaaaaaaaaaaaaaaaacctaaaatgaAGGCATGATATGTGTGTTTGTGTAGGCATCTACTATTCTCTAGCTATGTTTCAATCTGAATAGTGAATACAGTATATAGTTTTGAAATccattgttggttttgaagttagAAGGAAGAAAGTTATAATTCTGTATACAAACCctatattagtttatttattcttatcaatatttttagtCCATTTTGTTGTGTGTACAAATCTACTTTGTCTTTAGCTATATAcatacttttgttttactcgtttttcatgtatattaatacccaaaataaatttgaaattagtTTGTGATTTTGACGTAGTTGAACAACGacgaatttttttatattgaaataATTCTTATCCACTAAGGATATAAccctttttgtgtgtgtagaAATCGACTATTATCTAGCTATTAATTTgtactcaatttttttatttctttcattaCAAATCAATATGTGATTTTGACGTAAAGTTGAAgagggaaagaaaaatgatttacataAACATTAAGGTaacttttaagaatttttgtgGCAGACATAAAATGTTTTACGTCGATAGTTCCAAAATCTTTGGGCGCATAGTGCAACTTGTATAATTTGGTTTCATAATAGGGTTTCTTGAAAAGTACTGTCAAAAATGCATATGTGGAAGTCCAAAAATACTACTCCATATCCCAAATTTCTCTAAGTAATAGTCCCTAACAACTATTAATATCACAATtagttatttattaatttatcaaatacataattattttaaaatagacattttaaatattttcatgaatTTCTTGCACAGACCAACGCTCTCCATACTTTTCCGTTTTGGATCGACAAAGACGGTTGCATGTGGATCTCTAAGGCATTGACAaatcttttctgttttcatgTATAAAACTAATGATATTCAAACATTGTCCATAAAAAACATTACTCATAGAATACTCTACAATTTGCACTAGGggacataaacaaaatttgtttcgGTTGCTTGTGTACACATGGTAGATCACAAtaataatcttctttttaattccttcatttttcattatacATCACACATTACCTGAATAAGTAGcttctatcttttttattctccCATGTACTTTTTTCATATATCATTTCATCcgttttcatataaatatcgattcaaactttttacttaacttttaaaaatatggaaagaagaaatcaaatatcaacatttaaataagattttgtaattatttttcttctaattcatATAATTCATTCTTGATTCTTCATTGATCAGCCATTTGCCCATTTGGTTGCGTACTGGCCAAGTGACTATATCTCTCTTCTGTTAAATTGGTGACTTGTGTCAAATGACAACTCAGCCACTAGGTCTGACAGATCAGCAAAAACCTTTGTAACCAATAAGTATGAACATGTGTAATCTTACACATTCGTTCGATAATTCCAAGATCCAACGATCAAAAGAATTCCGACCCTTGAGGTCATCGAACAGccctttttaaattttctcttGTACGAGTATTTATCTCTAATCATTTATTCTCCAAACACGTGATTTATATATTCCGGACCCTAGAAACGTCCAATTGGAGAAATATATTTGACCACATAAACGTAGATATAATTAATCTTTAACATTATACGATGTTTTGTGTACTACTTAGTCTACTTTGTTGTTGAATAAGtataatttagttatatatatacttataagTTGTAAATCAATATGAAATGGATGAGACTGAAGTATCCCATAACTAAATATGAGaaattattatgaaaaaaaatatataaatattcaaaagtaTGAGTGGCAAAACCATAGAAATTATACAAcccaaaaagaagatatgaaaTAAATACTCTAAGAAAATGCTATTAGCTCTAAGGTATTGAGCGTCTGAGGTGATTGTACATAAGCGATTAATCAAATCTAAATGAACTTCGAGCAAATTTTTACTGGTGGTTAGCTATGTTTCCCGTCACAGTAGTTATTCGAAATTTGCTCTATTTGTTAGGATTCAAAAGTTGATAACTAGTACATAAATAAcctttacttctttttatttatataaattttgtttttaatgcaGGAAATCTATTTTAATGAGTTGTACCATTTGTTTAATTACAATGACAAACACATTATATTGTTACCTAGCTAGTTCGGGTACTATGGATAGTGTGGGActaaaatcctagaattgcAAGATTGCTATGGGGTCTGGGAGCATGGTTTTGTTCAACTGAGAATccctttattattaaaaaggaagtacaaattgaaattttgtctaatttgacatcaattttgatttcaattttggattttgttttatgctattcaaaattattaaggGTAATTTTGTCTTAACAATCTcctaaactttatatgatcCGATTCAATCAAAAccgttcaacaaaaataatattcaaatcatatattacgATTCTTACTAATcactaaaaaattatatttataagtttagaatatcaaatttattcgaatatttagtataaaaaccaaataaaccgattGCCCGCTGTAAACCGCGGGTTAAAACCTAGTTGTGCTGAATTTTGTCATACAGTAATAAATTGATGAAAGTAAGAACACAAAAATGTTTACGAAGAATTATAATACTCTCATAAATTGATCATGTTATAATATTTGgtataaaatatcaaataatatacatcccaacaaaaagaaaggagaTATATACTCTACAAAAAACGACTAGTCTATCAAGTAAACTATTAGGTGTTGGTAATTTAAACTTCTATTCATCCATAAAATGagaattaaaattttagatattcGCATTATCAAATATTGGTATAGCAGAGAGAAAACTactctatatatgtttctaagaaattatgttttggattttttcacacaaatttagaaaaaatatttttatttttatttttatttttgttagtttagtAATATTAATTctacttctcttttttctttattggttACAGATGAAAGTAATAATAACAttgataaaaacattaatttttgtggaacaagaaaaaaaaatctttaggAAATAGATGGAGTAGTTAACTTGTTATGATCCATGGTACGtataaagaaattatttagaaaattcTTGGTTAccaaataattataataaataatccAACCAACCGAATAATGTGTTGTACATAAATTTTGGTCAGAAATGGGGCCAGTAGAGAAGAAGCTACACTTGGCATATGCGAAACCATGTGATCCATATGTAGAGTCCCTATTTGACGACGATCTTGTGATTAGATCTAAATCCAACTGGCTGGTTTCATGAATGAGCTACGTATCTCGTCATGGTTCAtgtgacttttgtttttcgctttttatttattttttggtttctttcccTCATGATTGAGAATTtgagatgatgaaagaaaaaattactgACCGAAAAATAGACACAATTATAAGTACAAACAGAAGTTATATGTTAATATGTTAATATGATAtgataagaaaacagaagttatatacaaattataaacaaaataggccctttaacaaaaaaaaaaaagttataaacaaaatatttggttttcttgtttgtaaAATTGTTCGGAccaacaatttctttttatgtaaAGATTGTTGGAgataacattttgtttataatgtAGCTAAATGGGAACATGGTCAAAGCTTTCGGAAGAGTATCTTTCGTGTTAACGGCAATTAAGAGATGCATCCATTCGtgatatataatacataaaacaaaaacattatcatGTGTTATAATTGGAGCAATATAATCCGCCAATCTTAACCAATATGCATGCATCTGTTTATTACAAGTTTTTGGTTCAAAAACTATAGTccattatgtttttatataggGTTCaggatttaaaaaatatatattgtttttttttgggttttaatgTTAAGCTAAAATCGATATTGCTTTAGGTTGGATAATTTAGTTTACGTGAtaatctttttataagttaATCAATGAGAGAAAGCGTAACAACTTACCAGATTCATGAGTTTTCAACACTTATATTagatttatgaagaaaaaaatatttgatttatgaaCAATTAACAAATCTTCAGTCTTTTCATGATGAAATTTAATAATGCGGATATCGAGATTTGCATATTTGCTTTGAGTATGAAGTTAGGCAAAGTTATTGgcgaaaatattattttaattttggaaaaaagaaacaaaaacttcaacaaaaaagatgGTAATGTTGAACACGGCGTCGACTCACCGCCTATGGCCGACCAGATACGTACACTCTTGATATGTTTGTTATGTAATTCCTCGACTTTGGGGATGAGATGATAGTGACCaaaagattataaacaaattaataatatttttcaaaaattaagtgaattagaaaaacattagacaagaaaaatttatttaagGATTAGGTAGTTTTAGTTTATCAGAATCTTCAAGAGAGTGACCGTTTTTTTAGTCTTCGGATCATACCCAATATTTCTTTTCGAATGTTCAATTTTAATACTACtactattattaattaattaatcatacaCGATAATCGtgtgtttaaatattaatggcGGTGACagtattataaatatatacaatcaATTAGAATATAACATAAGAAAAAGtcttttgtaattaaataACCAAATGCTGGAggtttatttgtaaaaatatgataacatgtaaaatagcatgcattttttataaaaaaaacatacacaaatgttacataatttgtttaaaacaTATGTGATATGTATCATATACTCTACTTATTCGTGATTTTGCCACctaattatcatttttcaaataat includes:
- the CLC-A gene encoding chloride channel A (chloride channel A (CLC-A); CONTAINS InterPro DOMAIN/s: Chloride channel, core (InterPro:IPR014743), Chloride channel, voltage gated (InterPro:IPR001807), Chloride channel ClC-plant (InterPro:IPR002251), Cystathionine beta-synthase, core (InterPro:IPR000644); BEST Arabidopsis thaliana protein match is: chloride channel B (TAIR:AT3G27170.1); Has 6603 Blast hits to 6339 proteins in 1710 species: Archae - 113; Bacteria - 4208; Metazoa - 956; Fungi - 346; Plants - 344; Viruses - 0; Other Eukaryotes - 636 (source: NCBI BLink).) — protein: MVFTGANLGLTLVATVLVVYFAPTAAGPGIPEIKAYLNGIDTPNMFGFTTMMVKIVGSIGAVAAGLDLGKEGPLVHIGSCIASLLGQGGPDNHRIKWRWLRYFNNDRDRRDLITCGSASGVCAAFRSPVGGVLFALEEVATWWRSALLWRTFFSTAVVVVVLRAFIEICNSGKCGLFGSGGLIMFDVSHVEVRYHAADIIPVTLIGVFGGILGSLYNHLLHKVLRLYNLINQKGKIHKVLLSLGVSLFTSVCLFGLPFLAECKPCDPSIDEICPTNGRSGNFKQFNCPNGYYNDLSTLLLTTNDDAVRNIFSSNTPNEFGMVSLWIFFGLYCILGLITFGIATPSGLFLPIILMGSAYGRMLGTAMGSYTNIDQGLYAVLGAASLMAGSMRMTVSLCVIFLELTNNLLLLPITMFVLLIAKTVGDSFNLSIYEIILHLKGLPFLEANPEPWMRNLTVGELNDAKPPVVTLNGVEKVANIVDVLRNTTHNAFPVLDGADQNTGTELHGLILRAHLVKVLKKRWFLNEKRRTEEWEVREKFTPVELAEREDNFDDVAITSSEMQLYVDLHPLTNTTPYTVVQSMSVAKALVLFRSVGLRHLLVVPKIQASGMSPVIGILTRQDLRAYNILQAFPHLDKHKSGKAR
- the CLC-A gene encoding chloride channel A (chloride channel A (CLC-A); CONTAINS InterPro DOMAIN/s: Chloride channel, core (InterPro:IPR014743), Chloride channel, voltage gated (InterPro:IPR001807), Chloride channel ClC-plant (InterPro:IPR002251), Cystathionine beta-synthase, core (InterPro:IPR000644); BEST Arabidopsis thaliana protein match is: chloride channel B (TAIR:AT3G27170.1); Has 1807 Blast hits to 1807 proteins in 277 species: Archae - 0; Bacteria - 0; Metazoa - 736; Fungi - 347; Plants - 385; Viruses - 0; Other Eukaryotes - 339 (source: NCBI BLink).), which gives rise to MDEDGNLQISNSNYNGEEEGEDPENNTLNQPLLKRHRTLSSTPLALVGAKVSHIESLDYEINENDLFKHDWRSRSKAQVFQYIFLKWTLACLVGLFTGLIATLINLAVENIAGYKLLAVGYYIAQDRFWTGLMVFTGANLGLTLVATVLVVYFAPTAAGPGIPEIKAYLNGIDTPNMFGFTTMMVKIVGSIGAVAAGLDLGKEGPLVHIGSCIASLLGQGGPDNHRIKWRWLRYFNNDRDRRDLITCGSASGVCAAFRSPVGGVLFALEEVATWWRSALLWRTFFSTAVVVVVLRAFIEICNSGKCGLFGSGGLIMFDVSHVEVRYHAADIIPVTLIGVFGGILGSLYNHLLHKVLRLYNLINQKGKIHKVLLSLGVSLFTSVCLFGLPFLAECKPCDPSIDEICPTNGRSGNFKQFNCPNGYYNDLSTLLLTTNDDAVRNIFSSNTPNEFGMVSLWIFFGLYCILGLITFGIATPSGLFLPIILMGSAYGRMLGTAMGSYTNIDQGLYAVLGAASLMAGSMRMTVSLCVIFLELTNNLLLLPITMFVLLIAKTVGDSFNLSIYEIILHLKGLPFLEANPEPWMRNLTVGELNDAKPPVVTLNGVEKVANIVDVLRNTTHNAFPVLDGADQNTGTELHGLILRAHLVKVLKKRWFLNEKRRTEEWEVREKFTPVELAEREDNFDDVAITSSEMQLYVDLHPLTNTTPYTVVQSMSVAKALVLFRSVGLRHLLVVPKIQASGMSPVIGILTRQDLRAYNILQAFPHLDKHKSGKAR